Sequence from the SAR116 cluster alpha proteobacterium HIMB100 genome:
ACCACCATAAACATCACCCCGACCAAGGCGGCAATGGGTATTTGTTCAATCAGTGATGATGCGGCAAGTATAATTGCCAGCAAAAACAAAGCAGCAGCTATTCCGGCGATACGGGTGCGCCCTCCGGATTTCACATTGATCATCGACTGGCCAATCATCGCACAGCCGCCCATGCCGCCAAAAAAGCCTGTAACAAAATTAGAGGCTCCTTGCGCAATACATTCTTGTGACGCCCCGCCACGCTGTTCTGTCATCTCGCCCACAAGGTTCAGGGTAAGCAGACTTTCGATCAAACCAATGGAAGACAAAATTAGTGCGTAAGGCAGAATGATCACCAAGGTTTCCCATGTCAGCGGAACCTGAGGCACGGCGAAAACGGGCAGCCCGCCAGACAGGCTGGCCAGATCACCAACACGTGTAACATCCAAATCCAGAAAGACCACCACAGCACTGATCCCCATAATGGCTGCAAGCGGCGCCGGAATCAGCTTGGTTAATCGCGGGGCCAGCCAGATAATGACCATCGTCAACCCAACCAAGGCTAATGTCATCATCAGCTCAGGGCCGCTGATCCAGCTCTTCTCTCCTGAGGCGGTAACCGTTTTGAACTGTTCCAGCTGGGCAAGACCGATCACAATCGCCAGACCATTTACAAATCCCAGCATTACCGGATGCGGAACCATCCGGATAAACTTGCCCCACCGCAGAAAGCCCGCAGTCAGTTGCATGACGCCCATCAGCACAACAGTCGCAAACAAATAATCGACACCATGCTGGCTCACCAATGAGACCATCACCACTGCCAATGCACCTGTTGCCCCTGAGATCATTCCCGGCCGGCCACCGATCAGAGCTGTGATCAGCCCAACAAAGAAAGCAGCATACAGCCCCACCAGCGGTTCAACGCCTGCAACAAATGAAAAAGCCACTGCCTCTGGGACAAGCGCCAGCGCGACCGTTAGCCCAGAAAGCAAATCAATCACCATCTGCCGCTTAGAGAGATATTGCGGCATAGCTGTTGAGCCAGCGCCATAGAGATAGGTAGTCAAATGAGAAAATACAGTCATAAATAAAATACAAATTCAGGTGATAAAGAACAGGAACAAACCATCCCAGAGGGCTGAATGAAACAACTTAAGGTTAAGGAGATGCCGTTCCCCAGCCTCCAGTTTCGGAGATCTGTGTTTGTGCTGTCCTATATACAGCAAATCACCCATTTCGCCAGCACAGACTGGTGAAATTATCCAGTTTTATGCTGCCCTTCTCGCATCGCTGTGGCGAGCACGGCACGATTTTCGGGAATATTACCTGAAAAATGTTCAGCAAGATTTAAATCAGCCACCATATCCTGATGTACAGCAATTGCTGTGGGCAGATAATTTGACAGGCCCAACTCATCCAGCGTCTTTGCCACTTCTCGCAACTCTGCTGCTCTGCGCCGACCATGTCTTGCGACACGTTCCATCACATAATCTGCAAGACCAGGCATATCCTCAATACCAAGTGTTTTTCCTGCTGAGGTCAGGATTTCTGTGTCCAGTCCCTGACCTTGTGCGGCTGTCACACATTCACACACCAAACTTTCCACCCCTTTTATCAGGACAGACCGTAACATTTTAACCAAACTGGCCTCGCCAATCGCCTCTCCGCGCCAGTCATAATCAAAGCCCAACATATCCAACATCGGTGTCAGCCGTGCCTTGTCGGGACCAGCAATCAATACAGGGGTTTTGTGCCCCCGCGGAGGGATGGGGGCCATAATCGCCATATCCACATAAGACGCTCCGGTTGCACGCACCTGTTGAGCAATTTGCTTTTTGGTATTTGGTGAAATTGAATTCGCATCGACGAAAATATGATGCTCTGAAAGATAAGGACAAAGCTGCTCAGCCGCCATCACTGCGTTATCTGCAGTAACGACCGATATGATAATATCTGCATCAGAGGCCAGATGTCTGCGTTCAGAAACAGGCTGAAGCCCAATTTTACCAGACAAATCCAGCGCGGCATCTTTGCCGACAGCCCGGACATCAAACCCAACTACCGGCTGGTCAGAAACAGCGTAAAGTGATTGTGCTATCGCCTGTCCTGCCTCGCCACATCCCAAAAGTCCCATTCTGTAAGAGTGAACCATCTGATGTTACCTGCCGATATATTTGTTTAAAAAACTGTCTGTGCGCTGGCGTGCAAGATTTGCATGTTCAGCACTGAACTGCCCGCGTTGATCACAATTAAACCCGTGATCAGCATCATAAAGATGAGAGATGACCTCTGGCTGAGCAGAAATGAATTTTTCAACGCCATCCAACGGAATAGAGGCATCTTTTTTGCCAAAATGCGTCATGACCGGACAGGTCGGTGTCATTGAGGATAAGGCTGGCAACTCTCCACCATAA
This genomic interval carries:
- a CDS encoding sulfate permease-like transporter, MFS superfamily (PFAM: Sulfate transporter family; STAS domain), which encodes MTVFSHLTTYLYGAGSTAMPQYLSKRQMVIDLLSGLTVALALVPEAVAFSFVAGVEPLVGLYAAFFVGLITALIGGRPGMISGATGALAVVMVSLVSQHGVDYLFATVVLMGVMQLTAGFLRWGKFIRMVPHPVMLGFVNGLAIVIGLAQLEQFKTVTASGEKSWISGPELMMTLALVGLTMVIIWLAPRLTKLIPAPLAAIMGISAVVVFLDLDVTRVGDLASLSGGLPVFAVPQVPLTWETLVIILPYALILSSIGLIESLLTLNLVGEMTEQRGGASQECIAQGASNFVTGFFGGMGGCAMIGQSMINVKSGGRTRIAGIAAALFLLAIILAASSLIEQIPIAALVGVMFMVVIGTFAWSSFKTLFKVPKADALVIIVVTIVTVMADLAIAVVVGVILSALVYAWNAAKQISASTRPSVREAGALVYEIRGPLFFGSTAGFRELFRVKDDPVLVVIDFAASKVVDQSALQAIEDIAQKYHEAGKQVKLRHLTRDCHRLLRRSGQLMIDSDDDPDYELAVDYDVKLGVFGAAEG
- a CDS encoding beta-hydroxyacid dehydrogenase, 3-hydroxyisobutyrate dehydrogenase (PFAM: Domain of unknown function (DUF1932); NAD binding domain of 6-phosphogluconate dehydrogenase), which translates into the protein MVHSYRMGLLGCGEAGQAIAQSLYAVSDQPVVGFDVRAVGKDAALDLSGKIGLQPVSERRHLASDADIIISVVTADNAVMAAEQLCPYLSEHHIFVDANSISPNTKKQIAQQVRATGASYVDMAIMAPIPPRGHKTPVLIAGPDKARLTPMLDMLGFDYDWRGEAIGEASLVKMLRSVLIKGVESLVCECVTAAQGQGLDTEILTSAGKTLGIEDMPGLADYVMERVARHGRRRAAELREVAKTLDELGLSNYLPTAIAVHQDMVADLNLAEHFSGNIPENRAVLATAMREGQHKTG